A DNA window from Aspergillus nidulans FGSC A4 chromosome V contains the following coding sequences:
- a CDS encoding mRNA splicing protein SPP382 (transcript_id=CADANIAT00003501) yields MDSTVHKRKYADVSSDDDDESDSPPRTSFRRAASRSESPPSAGLGLGMGSGMGRGRGRGLGMGQNSRNNNATKQSSGNGLAANSFGARMLAKMGYVQGQGLGSSGQGIVNPIEAQARPQGIGLGAVREKSKAARTEEKRAAALRGESVEESSDEEFTRKKKRQQRKEGGRAEGEARPVGRKKPQFRTAREIEADMAGLEVPNVLKSLIDATGREHKVLTSTAGLMTPVDFVNTEQSEAYKIARRARQDLEAFADEWKGLTERKQYIEQDEAQLVDQLDTNQRQIDQLSALVAAFGALEVIPEENSDSPQAKLDYVTDQLESLEIQYRAEIDEYRLWETAVAAIHPLFREAMEDWEPLKAPTFLVANLRRLQPILSRKASEGQLVQRSSTSPYETMIYTLWLPRVRSALLNEWDVFNPSPATTLIVSWKELLPPFVYANVLDQLVVPKLTSGLNSWKPKRSSSSSHSQQNSRVPWWLFTWLQYLDERHTNPKQATGLLSDAKRKFRRVLDTWDLSAGPVPGFDLWHDALSSEFDTCLRNHLLPRLAAHLRADFDVNPQDQDLTAFENILKWKDWFQPNVLGLLFVAEFFPKFHQILYIWLTNDPNYEEVAEWFTWWRSQFPTGINDLEIVDDEWNKALRTMDLAAQLGDRAAEELPPPSSTPTSSKPTKSTHPAPQSPQPSSINSGRTAPHKPKVIEEVAFKDVLENWCAEEGLIMLPLREAHPQNGQPLFRITASATGKGGVVAFIQGDVVWVQNKKAKEVWEPMGLEEQLVQRAEGR; encoded by the coding sequence ATGGACTCCACGGTACATAAGCGAAAGTATGCCGATGTGAGctccgacgacgacgacgaatcCGATTCTCCTCCCCGCACATCTTTCAGACGTGCCGCATCCCGTTCAGAATCTCCTCCGTCAGCAGGTCTAGGTCTGGGTATGGGCTCAGGGATGGGCCGTGGTCGCGGAAGAGGCTTAGGCATGGGTCAAAACTCCCGGAATAACAATGCGACCAAGCAGTCCTCCGGAAATGGCCTCGCGGCCAACTCCTTCGGTGCCCGCATGCTAGCCAAGATGGGTTATGTTCAAGGCCAGGGTCTTGGATCGAGCGGCCAGGGTATCGTGAATCCCATCGAAGCTCAGGCTCGTCCGCAGGGTATTGGTCTTGGGGCGGTCCgcgagaagagcaaggcagCGCGAACCGAGGAGAAACGCGCCGCCGCCTTACGAGGCGAATCCGTCGAAGAGAGCTCAGATGAGGAATTtacaagaaagaagaagaggcagcaaagaaaggaaggtGGGCGTGCGGAGGGTGAGGCGCGGCCTGTTGGAAGAAAGAAGCCTCAGTTCCGCACTGCCCGTGAAATCGAGGCGGATATGGCAGGTCTTGAGGTGCCCAACGTGCTCAAGTCCCTGATCGATGCGACTGGCAGGGAACATAAGGTCTTGACCTCCACCGCAGGTCTGATGACGCCGGTCGACTTTGTGAATACTGAACAAAGCGAGGCTTACAAGATTGCACGCCGGGCTCGCCAGGATTTGGAAGCTTTCGCGGATGAATGGAAGGGTTTGACGGAGAGGAAACAATACATCGAACAAGACGAAGCTCAATTAGTGGATCAACTGGATACAAATCAGCGCCAAATCGACCAATTATCGGCATTGGTCGCTGCCTTTGGAGCTCTTGAAGTCATCCCCGAAGAAAACAGTGATAGCCCGCAAGCAAAACTCGACTATGTGACTGACCAGTTGGAGTCGCTTGAAATTCAGTACCGGGCCGAAATTGATGAATATAGGCTCTGGGAAACAGCGGTTGCGGCCATCCACCCTCTATTCCGAGAAGCCATGGAGGACTGGGAGCCGCTCAAAGCCCCGACCTTCTTGGTGGCTAACCTACGGCGTCTCCAACCTATTCTATCTCGTAAAGCCAGCGAAGGGCAACTCGTGCAGCGCTCGTCGACCTCTCCTTACGAAACTATGATCTATACCTTATGGCTACCACGCGTACGCTCCGCTTTGCTCAACGAATGGGACGTTTTCAATCCTTCTCCGGCCACCACGCTCATCGTCTCATGGAAAGAACTCCTGCCCCCCTTCGTCTACGCCAACGTCCTTGACCAGCTAGTGGTCCCTAAGCTAACAAGCGGCCTAAACTCTTGGAAACCAAAacggtcatcttcttcatcccactCTCAACAGAACTCTCGCGTCCCCTGGTGGCTTTTCACATGGCTCCAATACCTCGACGAACGACACACAAACCCGAAGCAAGCAACAGGCCTTCTCTCGGACGCAAAGCGCAAATTCCGCAGAGTTCTGGACACATGGGATCTCAGCGCCGGCCCGGTCCCTGGCTTCGATCTCTGGCATGACGCTCTCTCTTCTGAATTCGATACGTGCCTACGcaatcatctccttccacgCCTCGCCGCCCATCTCCGCGCAGACTTCGACGTCAATCCACAAGACCAAGACCTCACGGCTTTTGAAAACATCCTCAAATGGAAAGACTGGTTCCAACCTAACGTACTCGGCCTTCTCTTCGTTGCCGAGTTCTTTCCAAAATTTCATCAAATCCTATACATTTGGCTCACCAATGACCCTAACTACGAAGAAGTCGCCGAGTGGTTCACCTGGTGGCGATCCCAGTTTCCGACAGGAATCAACGATCTGGAGATCGTAGACGACGAATGGAACAAGGCACTCCGCACAATGGACCTAGCAGCCCAACTAGGTGACCGCGCTGCAGAAGAATTACCACCTCCCTCATCCACACCCACATCCTCAAAACCAACCAAATCCACCCATCCCGCACCTCAATCACCTCAACCATCATCAATAAATTCCGGACGAACTGCCCCACACAAACCGAAAGTCATCGAAGAAGTCGCATTCAAAGATGTCCTCGAAAATTGGTGCGCAGAGGAAGGCCTCATAATGCTCCCATTGCGCGAAGCGCATCCGCAAAACGGCCAGCCTCTGTTCCGAATTACAGCCAGCGCAACGGGCAAAGGCGGTGTTGTGGCTTTCATCCAGGGCGATGTCGTGTGGGTGCAGAAtaagaaggcgaaggaagtTTGGGAGCCAATGGGGTTGGAAGAACAGCTCGTTCAACGTGCGGAAGGGAGATAG
- the sod2 gene encoding superoxide dismutase sodB (transcript_id=CADANIAT00003502) has product MASLIRTSLRTGLRASSSSAAPLTFTRGKATLPDLAYDYGALEPAISGKIMELHHKNHHQTYVNSYNTAIEQLQEAQASNNIAAQIALKPLINFHGGGHINHTLFWENLAPKNAGGGEPPSGALSKAINESFGSLENFQGQMNTALAAIQGSGWAWLVQDKQTGSIAIKTYANQDPVVGQFKPLLGIDAWEHAYYLQYQNRKAEYFKAIWEVINWKAVEKRFA; this is encoded by the exons ATGGCCTCTCTTATCCGCACTTCCCTCCGCACTGGCCTGCgcgccagctcttcctcggctGCGCCCTTGACCTTTACCCGCGGCAAGGCTACGCTGCCCGATCTTGCTT ACGACTATGGCGCTTTGGAGCCCGCTATCTCCGGCAAGATCATGGAGCTGCACCACAAGAACCACCACCAGACCTACGTCAACAGCTACAACACCGCCATCGAGCAGCTCCAGGAAGCCCAGGCAAGCAACAACATTGCCGCTCAGATTGCCCTCAAGCCTCTGATCAACTTCCACGGCGGTGGTCACATCAACCACACCCTCTTTTGGGAGAACTTGGCTCCCAAGAACGCCGGCGGTGGTGAGCCTCCTTCTGGTGCTCTCTCCAAAGCCATCAACGAGAGCTTCGGTAGCCTCGAGAATTTCCAGGGCCAGATGAACACTGCTCTCGCCGCTATCCAGGGAAGCGGCTGGGCCTGGCTGGTTCAGGACAAGCAAACTGGCAGCATCGCCATCAAGACCTACGCG AACCAGGACCCCGTTGTTGGACAGTTCAAGCCCCTCCTTGGTATTGATGCTTGGGAGCACGCCTACTA CCTGCAATACCAGAACCGCAAGGCCGAATACTTCAAGGCGATCTGGGAGGTCATCAACTGGAAGGCCGTTGAGAAGCGCTTTGCGTAA
- a CDS encoding uncharacterized protein (transcript_id=CADANIAT00003503): MSEDRQGIRGLLSKALRPKKSRQVLRKQVSASTNASTTLSTTTTLTENDHVPPLPVLAPLAAHNEKYRHVHAQQDTQLGETLDHTSVIHAIGIQNFDTDSDADGLYGRDNRPPGEPLIASLPDDLWMLIAEHLSPADGARLAISSRTLYARLYPYPWASLNQPEQTDNRADFLVSQDKYYPHHLLCFPCGRFHLRTQEGHESLQPAKVLNPLFDCPNARNNLRPQPRHRITHGRTIPFTFVQLALRPWRFKSPIYGLADPTTALSRRWRRDNWSHQSRFLIHNGRLLMRVTSSTFADPGLPPSSQRLLLYSREDYWPYFSACAHWRDGDLMSAAKCALTHIPVSRRTEGLQGLEHRVKDMAHRRVHDPNALTTLCSHCRPMRRCPDCPSEYLIEVKLTEQREAGAQSRFRHAIVVTRWCDLGDGSSPRLSREWAACNGELEGYDSFQVLGKRAISGIFESAFTDETIPGQRIISMNPTGKRLGEEGNGWY; the protein is encoded by the exons ATGTCTGAAGACAGGCAGGGCATACGAGGCTTGCTTTCGAAAGCTCTCCGGCCCAAGAAATCTCGCCAAGTTCTGCGCAAGCAGGTTAGCGCCTCGACAAACGCCTCAACAACCCTCTCCACCACCACAACTCTGACCGAAAACGACCACGTACCCCCTTTGCCGGTGCTCGCGCCTCTTGCAGCTCATAATGAAAAGTACCGCCACGTTCATGCTCAGCAGGATACCCAGTTAGGTGAAACGCTCGATCATACTTCGGTCATTCATGCCATTGGCATACAAAACTTCGAC ACCGACAGCGATGCCGATGGTCTCTATGGCCGCGATAACCGGCCACCGGGCGAACCGCTCATCGCCAGTCTGCCAGACGACCTCTGGATGTTGATTGCCGAGCACCTCTCTCCGGCAGATGGCGCCCGACTCGCCATCTCTAGCAGGACCCTCTACGCCCGCCTCTACCCGTACCCTTGGGCCTCGCTCAACCAGCCTGAACAAACCGACAATCGCGCCGACTTTCTCGTCTCACAGGATAAATACTACCCGCACCATCTCCTTTGCTTCCCCTGCGGTCGCTTCCACCTCCGAACTCAAGAAGGCCACGAATCCCTGCAGCCCGCCAAAGTCCTCAACCCGCTCTTCGACTGCCCCAATGCCCGCAATAACCTTCGTCCTCAGCCGCGCCACCGTATCACGCACGGTCGCACAATCCCTTTTACGTTTGTCCAGCTTGCCCTTCGCCCATGGCGGTTCAAATCGCCCATCTACGGCCTCGCAGACCCCACTACAGCCCTCAGTCGCCGGTGGCGCCGCGACAACTGGTCCCATCAATCCCGCTTCTTGATACACAATGGCCGACTCCTCATGCGGGTGACGTCCTCTACATTTGCCGACCCAGGCCTCCCGCCGTCCTCGCAGCGGCTTCTTTTATACTCGCGCGAGGATTACTGGCCCTATTTCTCCGCCTGCGCGCACTGGCGCGACGGCGATCTGATGTCCGCCGCCAAATGCGCGCTCACGCACATCCCTGTCTCCCGACGTACAGAGGGCCTGCAGGGCCTCGAGCATCGGGTCAAAGACATGGCCCACCGTCGGGTGCATGATCCCAATGCCTTGACGACTCTGTGCAGCCACTGCCGCCCCATGCGCCGCTGTCCCGACTGCCCTTCAGAATACCTGATTGAGGTTAAGCTCACGGAGCAGCGTGAGGCAGGCGCGCAGTCGCGCTTCCGACACGCAATTGTCGTGACGCGCTGGTGTGATCTGGGGGACGGTTCAAGTCCGCGGCTGTCCAGGGAGTGGGCGGCTTGTAATGGCGAGCTGGAGGGGTATGATTCTTTCCAGGTGTTAGGGAAACGGGCTATATCGGGGATCTTTGAATCGGCGTTCACGGATGAGACGATTCCAGGACAGAGAATTATTTCAATGAATCCGACAGGCAAGAGACTTGGCGAGGAGGGAAATGGTTGGTATTGA
- a CDS encoding uncharacterized protein (transcript_id=CADANIAT00003504), with amino-acid sequence METPIRMGNGANLYLPNMSWLQDATPMVKTPRTPQRSRSHTPDPNSSSIVNPSSALLQDLLKEQRASRGARTGGLEELEESPQRTPEWCHSQSLTNSQDEPGSEKQQTAKLSSNGSVRRPPEMGVRETDQVGVVVPYFLYAWLTEYKYISKISKQNFDLKLEIFHRVQQLSVLEKKLERMQELEDELERMRGLEDEVQELRAAEEDNQRLRESNEQLRQEIDKRDQAVTEAVELICQLEARVEELEKENPRSSTTHHPYVESGVATPRNTSTPDIPERTSSRRGIRHAERRRVSSGSRSLQRAPSFLLEDSKSTAALRSLYAETDDTPISVPTPITKSESMNSMAETAEPESPRLSALSECSELNIDDTLVSGNGFDQIDIPVRRQETSTQATNLSSVTLRMSDADTVRVDQWVPEEMDDTSKGGTTRRRDVFKESQASSPSSSSRKSKLESIFGSARLPPTPDTMTTAYPAWANSSSNSTIADKSQSDLRRCLTRTRSADELTARRGSITMEPRESMDSNVSKVTFPRASLDDRDEDPAIFPLSSIQQPRYDPSANHGIFAGDFDRVLARMNKDYYCSSRPTTRDELTSLGSSPLSMTAEDWIEAARPGTGRVPVSSRVVGAHAPSQSSFLGRRHSIDSAVREPTLPIIQTINPRALNDGDAPPLTAGPEPEARRRISLIPPFFTRSANARRLQPSPIPDPADKDDGAPSPVIRKTRNPPSRTHRPLSGVGQASEFSASSGPSYVEDGMSRSFTEANINSPSPSSTRPPTSNGGKDHHKRRGSLGIFGWMKGASAGLGSSLKKSDVSPQIQTSTTSNKPETQITAPPTVSTAPASASMTVRATSRLATHDNVTLAAKEPHSKPTESAAEELATFATRTRHPTRSDEPTDEHGRRPRYMERRSRRT; translated from the exons ATGGAGACTCCAATACGGATGGGCAATGGTGCGAACTTATACCTACCCA ACATGTCGTGGTTACAAGATGCGACCCCCATGGTCAAGACCCCGCGAACACCTCAGAGATCAAGATCCC ACACACCCGATCCCAACTCCTCGTCAATAGTGAACCCGTCTTCCGCCCTACTGCAAGACCTGCTGAAGGAGCAACGTGCGTCACGAGGTGCCCGGACTGGTGGGCTAGAAGAGTTGGAGGAGAGTCCACAGCGTACGCCGGAGTGGTGTCATAGCCAATCCCTCACTAATTCCCAGGATGAACCGGGTTCCGAAAAACAGCAAACCGCAAAGCTGTCATCGAATGGCAGTGTGAGGCGTCCGCCGGAAATGGGAGTCCGGGAAACGGATCAGGTAGGTGTTGTGGTGCCGTACTTCTTGTATGCCTGGCTGACCGAGTATAAGTATATCTCGAAAATCAGCAAACAAAACTTCGACCTCAAGCTGGAGATCTTTCATCGTGTGCAGCAGCTATCAGTattggagaagaaactggaacGGATGCAAGAACTAGAGGATGAACTCGAACGTATGCGTggcttggaggatgaggtgcaAGAGCTTAGGGCCGCTGAGGAGGACAACCAAAGACTACGAGAGTCCAACGAGCAGCTGCGTCAGGAAATTGACAAACGGGATCAAGCCGTTACCGAAGCCGTGGAACTTATCTGTCAACTAGAGGCTAGGGTGGAGGAacttgagaaggagaatccTCGGTCGTCGACGACCCATCATCCCTACGTTGAATCTGGAGTTGCTACGCCCAGGAATACGTCCACGCCCGATATCCCCGAGAGAACATCCTCAAGGCGCGGTATCAGGCATGCAGAACGTCGCCGAGTCTCATCCGGTTCCCGTAGTCTTCAGCGAGCGCCGTCCTTCCTGCTCGAAGATAGCAAGAGCACGGCGGCGCTTCGAAGTCTTTATGCGGAAACAGATGATACCCCTATCTCTGTACCGACACCAATCACAAAATCCGAGAGCATGAACTCTATGGCTGAGACAGCTGAGCCAGAATCACCAAGACTAAGTGCTCTAAGCGAGTGTAGCGAACTGAATATTGACGATACTTTGGTCTCGGGAAACGGGTTTGACCAGATCGATATTCCGGTACGGCGGCAGGAAACAAGCACTCAGGCCACGAACCTCTCGTCCGTCACCCTACGCATGTCCGATGCTGACACGGTTCGTGTAGACCAGTGGGTTCCcgaagagatggatgataCCTCTAAAGGCGGTACTACCCGGCGAAGGGACGTTTTTAAAGAGTCCCAGGCATCAAGTCCGAGTAGCTCTAGCCGCAAATCTAAGTTGGAAAGCATTTTTGGAAGCGCACGGCTTCCCCCAACACCAGACACAATGACTACAGCCTATCCAGCCTGGGCCAATAGCTCATCCAACAGCACCATCGCCGACAAGAGCCAGTCCGACCTGCGACGATGCCTGACCCGAACACGGTCTGCCGATGAGCTTACAGCGAGGCGAGGCTCAATAACCATGGAACCCAGAGAAAGCATGGACTCGAACGTGAGCAAGGTCACATTCCCACGGGCTAGTCTAGACGACAGGGACGAAGACCCTGCAATCTTCCCACTGAGTAGCATCCAGCAGCCCCGTTACGATCCCTCCGCCAATCATGGGATCTTCGCCGGAGATTTTGATAGGGTCCTCGCCCGAATGAACAAAGACTACTATTGTTCGTCTAGGCCAACCACTCGCGACGAATTAACGAGTCTAGGCTCTTCGCCGCTATCCATGACCGCCGAGGACTGGATCGAGGCAGCCCGCCCTGGCACAGGTCGTGTCCCTGTGTCCTCCCGAGTCGTAGGTGCACATGCGCCCAGCCAGTCTTCATTCCTAGGTCGTCGGCACAGCATCGACTCCGCGGTTCGTGAGCCCACACTACCCATAATCCAAACTATTAACCCGCGCGCTCTTAACGACGGTGACGCACCGCCCCTAACAGCAGGGCCTGAGCCCGAGGCACGCCGTAGAATTAGCCTCATTCCACCTTTCTTCACCCGCTCTGCCAATGCTCGGCGACTCCAACCCTCCCCTATTCCAGACCCTGCCGACAAAGATGACGGCGCCCCATCGCCGGTCATCCGCAAGACGCGGAACCCGCCATCCAGAACCCACCGCCCACTGTCTGGAGTCGGACAAGCAAGCGAattttctgcttcttccggcCCATCATATGTCGAAGACGGCATGTCCCGTTCCTTTACGGAAGCAAACATCAACTCGCCGTCCCCTTCATCAACCAGACCACCAACCTCCAATGGCGGCAAAGACCATCACAAACGCCGCGGCTCACTTGGCATCTTCGGTTGGATGAAGGGTGCCAGCGCTGGGTTGGGCTCCTCGCTCAAGAAGTCGGATGTATCACCGCAAATCCAaacctcaacaacctccAACAAACCGGAGACTCAGATTACGGCACCCCCAACAGTATCAACAGCACCTGCTTCCGCAAGCATGACTGTCCGCGCCACGTCGCGCCTCGCGACTCACGATAATGTCACTCTTGCTGCAAAAGAACCTCATAGCAAACCCACTGAATCGGCAGCCGAGGAGTTGGCAACCTTTGCAACTCGAACCAGACATCCAACGCGCTCTGACGAGCCCACTGATGAGCATGGGCGGCGTCCACGCTACATGGAGCGACGGTCGAGACGAACTTGA
- the psf3 gene encoding DNA replication protein PSF3 (transcript_id=CADANIAT00003505): MSYYDIDSILTDAQKLPCTFELDVPGLGILEGNPGESADPRTVDLRSLAPNYYRLSERVLELFEEEEMVDILSNVTTPTLQTSLDAALLTRTDQTFKKRAAEIADHAHNPKGALGDGVEFLQGLDETERQLFRVAHDGARETRIWAGEAKKR, from the exons ATGTCTTATTATGACATCGATTCAATTCTAACAGATGCTCAG AAATTGCCATGCACATTTGAACTGGATGTCCCCGGGCTTGGCATTCTAGAAGGCAATCCAGGGGAGAGT GCGGACCCTCGGACTGTCGACCTGCGCTCGCTAGCGCCGAACTATTATCGGCTGAGTGAAAGAGTCCTGGAGCTttttgaagaggaagagatggtcGATATTCTGAGCAATGTAACAACCCCCACATTGCAGACATCATTGGATGCGGCTTTGCTAACCCGCACTGATCAGACTTTCAAGAAGCGTGCTGCTGAGATCGCCGACCACGCGCATAACCCCAAGGGCGCTCTTGGAGACGGGGTGGAGTTCTTGCAAGGTCTTGATGAGACTGAGAGACAGT TGTTCCGCGTCGCGCATGACGGTGCCAGAGAGACTCGCATCTGGGCTGGAGAAGCCAAAAAGAGATGA
- a CDS encoding uncharacterized protein (transcript_id=CADANIAT00003506), which translates to MAYNAVAQGEHELPSDSDDSRGPSPQPHAPFEQLPLDADHIGAGKHLQRAETDQNNGFRSLGSLVRSLTTTSYDMVEEDDYEVVADHPSPTGPDSNSRSSLPPTDHHAETLQTPTTERSVPLNHPTPGLQSLQGAYVHNVERLENAAERLSLSSADIGSEIRKMEKRRSSAGSATASNYVPQDAISHRDSIQSGTRLAQVSEQPALEEYPETTATLPLAHAYLPPLPDAVPLSTVDFNQYAHDPYNSEMRAVEMERPSSAASGDTYQQARVLFNDFDGVHYVPMDKGLDPARRVSLTRPPLASRPQPYKQPQEGENMVYYPAPVPMTINLPPKLSQRPDQAQREKRRTQLLDAVSPDKRKSAPWLADQNQTTSEDRRRTRPPSELPPHLRASVFFEQPSASLDLDPAQTSAVATLDSILDASTTAPVTAFTDHPFAGPVGPEVYSSSKHGKLSKDMSGQRKKLRPKSALNLGHQPSVQELRSSSFATHSLHPTTEVSAAETLGTAHLRVGDSESSSDSEGDSEENSESSEEGSEGTDDEEFHYTGPPATLLAELEQRKHDLKQRRRTAANAGGMHSTLLQLEAVAAKQSEHRRQKPVALAWEPPDAHPNVEDDDEDVPLGMLFPEKAQATDEVRPLGLMEKREMEESEPLSRRRARLRGEPLPPPIDQRPMTMYSQGNPAALTPDHADDSGDEGETLGQRARRLKGHERNISKADTDFTTEILAEFDHLKEEENKDTKDEPSQEDETLAQRRARLKKEAAEKRNSGLKIPRYRRSMADILHAPRPSTARQQSLMQEAPGPHGAIQQRSLDHRMSMQQLPVSNGPPMTPGGFSQYQAPSLTGPHDHPMVHPNTFYTDAILGNGNLSYATPPNLRQATMRQPIDPGQRAVIDRWRQSIV; encoded by the coding sequence ATGGCGTACAACGCTGTCGCGCAGGGCGAGCATGAGTTGCCATCGGATTCTGACGACTCTAGGGGACCGTCGCCGCAGCCCCATGCTCCGTTTGAGCAACTCCCTTTGGATGCGGACCATATCGGGGCTGGGAAACATCTGCAACGTGCAGAAACGGACCAAAACAACGGTTTTCGGAGCCTAGGCTCCTTGGTTCGATCGCTGACAACGACCAGTTACGACATGGTAGAGGAAGACGACTACGAGGTAGTAGCCGATCACCCAAGTCCAACGGGGCCGGACTCCAATAGTCGCAGTAGTCTACCCCCGACCGATCACCACGCGGAGACTCTACAAACACCAACCACCGAACGCTCTGTTCCTCTCAATCATCCGACCCCTGGGCTTCAATCCTTGCAAGGAGCCTACGTTCATAATGTTGAAAGGCTGGAAAATGCTGCTGAACGCTTAAGTTTGAGCTCCGCAGATATTGGGAGCGAGATTCGCAAGATGGAAAAAAGACGGTCAAGCGCGGGCTCGGCCACTGCTTCTAACTATGTTCCTCAGGACGCAATCTCTCATCGCGACTCTATTCAGTCGGGGACTCGCCTGGCTCAAGTCTCAGAACAACCTGCGCTAGAAGAATATCCCGAGACTACAGCGACTCTACCTCTCGCTCATGCTTaccttcctccgcttcccGACGCCGTTCCTTTGTCCACCGTCGATTTCAACCAGTACGCACACGACCCATACAATTCAGAGATGAGAGCGGTCGAGATGGAGCGACCGTCGTCGGCTGCATCCGGTGACACATACCAGCAGGCTAGAGTCCTGttcaatgactttgacgGTGTCCATTACGTTCCGATGGATAAGGGGCTGGATCCTGCACGACGGGTGTCGTTGACGAGGCCTCCACTCGCCAGCCGACCCCAGCCATACAAACAGCCGCAGGAGGGCGAGAATATGGTGTACTATCCTGCCCCTGTTCCTATGACGATCAATCTGCCGCCGAAGCTTTCCCAGCGACCTGACCAAGCGCAGCGAGAAAAGCGCCGCACGCAGCTCCTGGATGCGGTCTCGCCTGACAAAAGGAAATCCGCGCCCTGGCTGGCGGATCAGAACCAAACCACCAGCGAAGATCGGAGACGGACGAGACCGCCATCAGAATTACCGCCTCACCTTCGTGCCAGTGTCTTCTTCGAACAGCCGAGCGCATCGCTTGATTTAGATCCCGCGCAGACTTCAGCAGTTGCGACGCTGGACAGTATACTTGATGCCTCCACTACAGCCCCTGTCACTGCTTTTACAGACCATCCATTCGCCGGTCCAGTGGGTCCAGAGGTGTATAGCAGCTCGAAACATGGGAAGCTCTCAAAAGACATGTCTGGGCAACGGAAAAAGCTGCGACCAAAAAGCGCCCTTAACCTGGGACATCAACCCTCGGTACAGGAGCTCCGGTCCAGTTCTTTCGCGACGCACAGCTTACACCCTACCACGGAGGTATCTGCCGCGGAAACGCTCGGTACAGCCCATTTACGCGTAGGTGACAGTGAGTCCAGTTCTGATAGTGAAGGTGATTCGGAGGAAAACTCGGAGAGCAGCGAAGAAGGCAGCGAGGGTACCGACGATGAAGAGTTCCATTATACCGGGCCGCCAGCTACGTTACTTGCAGAACTGGAACAAAGAAAGCATGACCTCAAACAGAGGCGCCGAACGGCAGCTAATGCTGGTGGCATGCATTCaactcttcttcagcttgagGCGGTAGCAGCTAAACAGAGCGAACATCGGCGGCAGAAGCCTGTTGCCCTCGCTTGGGAACCTCCTGATGCTCATCCTAacgttgaagatgatgatgaagacgttCCTCTTGGCATGCTTTTCCCCGAAAAAGCGCAAGCTACTGACGAGGTACGGCCCCTGGGTctcatggagaagagggagatggaagagagcGAGCCGCTTAGTAGGCGGCGCGCGCGATTACGGGGCGAGCCACTACCTCCGCCTATTGACCAACGTCCTATGACTATGTACTCGCAAGGGAATCCCGCCGCGCTCACTCCGGATCATGCTGATGACAGTGGAGATGAAGGGGAAACCCTTGGTCAACGTGCTAGACGGCTAAAGGGCCATGAGCGTAATATATCCAAGGCCGATACGGATTTTACGACTGAGATTTTAGCAGAGTTCGATCAtctgaaggaagaagaaaacaaggaTACTAAGGATGAACCGTCCCAGGAAGATGAAACCCTAGCACAGAGACGAGCTCGTCTTAAGAAAGAAGCTGCTGAGAAGCGAAATTCAGGTCTCAAAATTCCTCGTTACAGAAGGAGTATGGCAGATATTCTCCATGCGCCGCGCCCATCCACTGCCCGTCAACAGTCCCTGATGCAGGAAGCCCCTGGTCCTCATGGCGCCATTCAGCAGCGCTCTCTCGATCATCGGATGTCCATGCAGCAATTACCAGTCAGTAATGGGCCACCAATGACTCCAGGAGGTTTTTCACAGTA